One genomic window of Medicago truncatula cultivar Jemalong A17 chromosome 1, MtrunA17r5.0-ANR, whole genome shotgun sequence includes the following:
- the LOC11417809 gene encoding auxin-induced protein 22B, which translates to MENKVAYENDLNMKATELRLGLPGTEQNEEQKAKISNKRPLTETSKDSGSKTSDDAAPPSKAKIVGWPPIRSYRKNSLQEAEASGIYVKVSLDGAPYLRKIDLRVYGGYAQLLKALESMFKLTIGNYSEKEGYKGSEYEPTYEDKDGDWMLVGDVPWEMFVTSCKRLRIMKGTEARGV; encoded by the exons ATGGAAAACAAAGTTGCATATGAGAATGATCTCAACATGAAGGCTACTGAGCTAAGATTAGGACTTCCAGGGACAgaacaaaatgaagaacaaaaagcaaaaatttCCAACAAAAGACCATTGACTGAAACTTCAAAGGATAGTGGTTCAAAAACTTCTGATGATGCAGCACCTCCTTCAAA GGCTAAGATAGTGGGGTGGCCACCAATAAGATCTTACAGGAAGAACAGTTTGCAAGAGGCTGAGGCTTCTGGGATTTATGTGAAAGTGAGTTTAGATGGAGCTCCTTACCTTAGGAAGATTGATTTGAGGGTCTATGGTGGCTATGCACAACTCCTCAAAGCTTTGGAAAGCATGTTCAAGTTAACCATAGGTAATTATTCTGAAAAAGAAGGTTATAAAGGATCTGAATATGAACCTACATATGAAGATAAAGATGGTGATTGGATGTTAGTTGGAGATGTTCCATGGGAGATGTTTGTGACTTCTTGCAAAAGACTAAGAATCATGAAAGGAACAGAAGCTAGAGGTGTttga